A genomic window from Methanobacterium sp. BRmetb2 includes:
- a CDS encoding biotin transporter BioY, protein MSITIDTYYQKRYNFFKWRCEQSTMNKVVLALGMALITGILAQIIIPLPWTPVPLTAQTFAVLISGVILGRYWGGLSQILYVGIGIAGVPWFAEMTGGFETLFCASGGYLIGFILTALFLGYFTDKYIRSRSFISMLGLISLANFTLIYIPGLIGLAAWMYLVQGSMPDLWTLLALGFIPFLIGDTFKIIGAASLAKAATPKKAFNQEVDVNEARNWKLF, encoded by the coding sequence ATGTCAATAACTATTGATACTTATTACCAAAAAAGATACAACTTCTTTAAATGGCGCTGTGAACAATCAACTATGAATAAAGTCGTTCTAGCATTAGGAATGGCATTAATAACTGGGATACTGGCTCAAATTATTATTCCATTACCATGGACCCCGGTACCCCTAACTGCACAGACTTTTGCAGTCTTAATATCCGGAGTAATACTAGGAAGATACTGGGGTGGACTAAGCCAAATTTTATATGTAGGTATTGGTATAGCCGGAGTCCCCTGGTTTGCAGAGATGACTGGTGGATTCGAAACTCTATTTTGTGCTAGTGGAGGTTATTTAATAGGTTTTATTTTAACTGCCCTATTTTTAGGTTATTTCACTGATAAATACATCCGATCCAGAAGTTTCATATCAATGTTAGGTCTGATATCTCTGGCAAACTTTACACTTATATACATACCAGGATTAATTGGATTGGCTGCGTGGATGTATCTAGTTCAAGGTTCAATGCCTGATTTATGGACTCTTTTAGCCCTAGGTTTTATACCATTTTTGATAGGGGATACTTTTAAGATAATTGGAGCTGCATCTCTTGCTAAAGCAGCCACACCTAAAAAAGCATTCAACCAGGAGGTTGATGTTAACGAGGCCCGGAACTGGAAACTCTTCTAA
- a CDS encoding teichoic acid biosynthesis protein, with protein sequence MKLSIIIPTYNEEEYLPKLLESIKLQNFEDCEIIVADAGSTDKTRTIAESYGCKIVDGGLPAVGRNNGAKVSEGEFLLFLDADSVLTDHYLQSALDEFIDNDLGIAITQMVPLSNRRIDHILHDFANFFMRKVESIKPHGAGCYGILTRKKLHEKVEGFDEELDFGEDTDYIERVAKVSSFKVLREPRLLVSTRRLEKEGTKNLAYKYIKSTLYQFVGKKITAEQLDYEFGHDKERKRIFYGVCGEGMGHATRSKVVIEYLKEKYDVTIFASDRAYDYLVDKFDNVHRIEGFNTVYQDNQVNNVKTFTSNMKDLPKDLRDNVRLMYSMAKSLQPHIIISDFEFYSNLLSKLTRIPLLSLDNMHIITQTEIEVPNNYRNDRIRAQGVIRSFIIMPKLYFIITYFYPEIKNKEKVRLYPTILRDEICNLNPGKGNHILVYQTSDSNLKLLEILKEVDEKFIVYGFHTEKYEKNLHFKKFNEAQFFEDLAYSKAVITNGGFTLIGESLYLKKPILSIPVKKQFEQIVNAFYIEKLGYGKYLEEVEKGDIEEFFNNLEIYNENLKSYNHPGNEKLLNDLEAAVEEHAKKY encoded by the coding sequence ATGAAGCTTAGTATTATTATACCCACCTACAATGAGGAAGAATATCTTCCAAAACTCTTAGAGAGTATAAAACTGCAGAATTTCGAAGATTGTGAAATCATTGTAGCTGATGCTGGTTCCACAGATAAAACCAGAACGATTGCAGAATCTTACGGTTGTAAAATAGTGGATGGTGGATTACCTGCAGTAGGTAGGAATAATGGAGCAAAGGTTTCAGAGGGAGAATTTTTACTTTTTCTTGATGCTGACTCGGTCTTAACTGATCATTATCTTCAATCGGCACTGGATGAGTTCATTGATAATGATCTGGGTATTGCCATAACCCAGATGGTTCCCTTAAGCAACCGGAGAATTGACCATATATTACATGATTTTGCAAATTTCTTTATGAGAAAAGTGGAATCAATAAAACCACATGGTGCAGGATGTTACGGCATACTTACTCGCAAAAAATTGCATGAAAAAGTGGAAGGCTTTGATGAAGAACTTGATTTTGGTGAAGACACAGATTACATTGAAAGAGTGGCAAAGGTAAGTTCTTTCAAAGTTTTAAGAGAACCCAGATTGTTGGTATCTACCCGGCGTCTGGAGAAGGAAGGAACTAAAAATTTAGCATATAAATATATTAAAAGTACACTATATCAGTTTGTCGGGAAAAAAATCACAGCAGAACAGTTAGACTATGAATTTGGTCATGATAAAGAGAGAAAAAGGATATTTTACGGTGTATGTGGAGAGGGAATGGGCCATGCTACTAGAAGCAAGGTTGTAATAGAGTATCTTAAAGAGAAATATGATGTTACCATTTTTGCCAGTGACCGGGCCTATGATTATCTGGTAGATAAATTTGACAATGTGCACCGTATTGAAGGATTTAACACTGTTTACCAGGATAATCAGGTGAATAACGTTAAAACATTCACTTCTAATATGAAAGATTTGCCTAAAGATCTCAGAGATAATGTCCGGTTGATGTACAGTATGGCTAAATCATTACAGCCCCATATCATTATTTCTGACTTTGAATTTTACTCCAACCTCCTAAGTAAGTTAACCAGAATTCCCCTTTTAAGTTTGGATAACATGCACATCATAACCCAAACAGAGATTGAAGTTCCAAACAACTATCGAAATGACCGGATCAGGGCTCAAGGAGTTATTAGATCATTTATTATTATGCCCAAGTTATATTTTATAATCACCTATTTTTATCCAGAAATAAAAAACAAGGAAAAAGTAAGATTATATCCCACTATACTGAGGGATGAAATCTGCAATTTAAATCCAGGAAAAGGAAATCATATATTAGTTTATCAAACCAGTGACTCTAACCTAAAACTTTTGGAAATACTCAAAGAAGTTGATGAAAAGTTTATCGTTTATGGTTTCCACACTGAAAAATATGAGAAAAATCTGCATTTTAAAAAATTTAATGAAGCTCAATTCTTTGAAGATCTGGCATACAGTAAAGCTGTGATCACTAACGGCGGTTTTACACTTATCGGAGAATCATTATATCTTAAAAAACCAATATTAAGCATACCAGTTAAAAAACAGTTTGAACAAATAGTCAACGCATTTTACATAGAAAAACTGGGCTATGGTAAATATTTAGAAGAAGTTGAAAAGGGAGATATTGAAGAATTCTTCAACAATCTAGAAATATATAATGAAAATCTCAAATCTTACAATCATCCAGGTAATGAGAAGTTACTAAATGATTTAGAGGCTGCTGTGGAAGAGCATGCCAAAAAATATTAA